The following is a genomic window from Desulfovibrio sp. JC010.
GGATAAAAAAGATTACCATGCTGATAGCAAAAACATTTCTTCTCTTTGTTGTTACTGCGCTGGCCGAGATCATAGGCTGCTTTTTACCCTACTACTGGCTGCGCAAGGACGGCCCAGTCTGGCTGCTGATTCCGCCGCCGCGAGTCTGGCTGTTTTCGCATGGCTTTTGACCCTACACCCGGCAGCCAGCGGACGTGTCTATGCTGCCTATGGATGTGTATATGTGGCAACCGCCCTTGCATGGCTTAAATTCGTAGACGGAATGTCCCTGTCAATAACAGATATAGTCGGGGGAATTGTTGCTTTGCTGGGAATGCTCATTATTATCAGCGGCTGGGGAAAGGCTGTTCTTTGATCTGAAAGGAATAAATCAGTTTAGCATTACTTAAAAGAACGGTTCTATTCCGTGAAGACTTGCGATCCGAAGGGGAAAAAGGTATCTCCATGAAAAATGACCCAAGTATACGTTTTATCAGGGGGATGCAATGAAGATCATAACTATGCTGGCGCAAAAAGGCGGAACAGGGAAAACAACCCTTTCCATCCACCTTGCTGCCGTGGCAGCCGGGGGGAACCGTAAAGTTGTCATCGCAGACACCGACCCTCAAGGCAGCTCTTCTGTCTGGAGTGAACGCCGTTCAAAAATTCTGCCTGAAGTTCATAAATATACTGCGCAAAGCCTGAAAAAAGACATCGAAGCCCTCACCGGAGCCGGAACGGAATTCCTCATCATTGATACCCCGCCGCACTCGACCGAGAACGCAACCATTGCCGCTTCCATGGCTGACTTCATTGTCATTCCAAGCCGTCCGGCAATTCTCGATCTGGCAGCAATCGGCGACTCCGTATCCATTGCCAACAAGGTAGGCAAACCCGGTGCCATTGTCCTCAACTGCTGTCCTCCCCCGACCCGCTACGGTGAGACCGCCATTGTGCAGGAAGCACGTGAAGCCTTAGAAACATATGGTATGAATGTAGCCCCCACAGCCATATCCCAGAGGGCCGCGTTCAGTCATGCACTTATCGACGGCAGGACGGTGACGGAATTCGAAGCAAAGGGAAAAGCGGCAGGCGAAGTGCGAACTTTCTGGAAATGGCTGAAAAAGGAGTTGGACCGTGGCTAATCGAGCAAAATTAACTCTGCTCCCCAAAAAAGAAGAGTCTGCACTGCCAGAAATTGAGGCTGCGAACCCGGAAATTGATCTTGTGGAGAACGCTCCCAAGTCTAAACAGGAGCAA
Proteins encoded in this region:
- a CDS encoding ParA family protein — its product is MKIITMLAQKGGTGKTTLSIHLAAVAAGGNRKVVIADTDPQGSSSVWSERRSKILPEVHKYTAQSLKKDIEALTGAGTEFLIIDTPPHSTENATIAASMADFIVIPSRPAILDLAAIGDSVSIANKVGKPGAIVLNCCPPPTRYGETAIVQEAREALETYGMNVAPTAISQRAAFSHALIDGRTVTEFEAKGKAAGEVRTFWKWLKKELDRG